In Planococcus citri chromosome 4, ihPlaCitr1.1, whole genome shotgun sequence, the genomic window TGTTGGAGGGGCGCCCCGCTGGCAACTCTTTCTTGCTTACATCTCAACAGGTAAACCGAATTCTACCCTCGAGCACGTATTTTTCACCTATCGAGACACCTTTCATTCAATCAACCGTTTGTTTATTTACAGTTGCAACAACTGCAGCAACATCTACAAGCTGCGGCGGTGGCAAGTGCTAGTCAGCAACATCAGCAAACCGAACAAGTTGCAACTGCCAGTGGTGGCATAACATTAGCTTTCAATCACGCTGCTGTAAGTATTCGTGAATTTGTCGAAGAAGTACGTGAATTCGAATCTCATCAGTGGATGGATTTTCTGATGGGTTTTGTGCATTTCAGGGAGGTGGAGCCGGTACGCTGACACCCCAGTTTTTGTTAACTCCTCAAGCAACTCCAAGTTTCGCCGCATATCCTGTCACTTCAGCAGCTCAacatactacgagtatacaACAAGTACTGCAACATCATGTTAGACAGTCCAGCATCCTTCAATCTACTATACAACAGGTATACATGCGTATCTGTTGATGTTTTGTTGCGGTTTTCGCTTCTCTTAGATCAGTCGCACTGAAGTTGatggtttgaaaattcacatttgcacgttttttttcaatttttggatattttttatcaaaagtagaCTTTTctgttggtttttctttttgctgaGTATTTTTCAcgagtagtattttttttatttattttttttttgttcaaatatcgAGCTATttgcttttttaattttgtaacaAATTTTTCGCGCTGATTTTCGATACTTTGAATGGAGTGtgttttgatttgttttcttGTATTTATTTGTGTTTGCATGGTTTTCAAATTGGTAGATTTTAATATTGCAAACCATcttatggtttgaaatttttacccacGTTGGTAAGACTGTCGAGTTGAAGTATTTCTAAATGAGGGATATTTTCCCCATGACCGAAAAATTCTTCTGTTAACGGATTACATTTTTTCCTTCAGTTTAATGCAAAATTATCAtcttttattttcgaaatttcgagtaaaaagtctaataaaaaataaaatgttgaaattgttgaaaaatttggtggAATTCTTACTGCAATCGATGTGCGTCTTGAGAAGGATGAAGATTTCGACTTTATTGACGGGTTTTCTGAAATTACACAGGTTGGCCCATCGCAAATGCAAGCGCAGTCGTTTGCAGAAGCGAATAATGGAATTATTAACGGTAATAGTAAATGTTATCCGGTATCTCCGGCTTCTCCCTTTTCATCTCGATCTCTTACGCCCTCCCCTCAACACACAGTCTATCAACCGGTGAGTACAATTCTGAAATATTCTACCGTTCAAGTGTCGTTCTAATAAAAATGCATTCGTGAAATATTaatatgaaataaataaataaattttacaggTGATGAGCGCCACGGGGCCTGTTCTTCAGTTGTATCAGCCAGCAACAGCAACACGTGCTACCACGGGTGAGTTATGCtagttgaaaaaaagcacacttGCCAAATGCTCGTAATTAATTCCTTGTGTATTTGTTTAGTTGCGACAGCTGCGATTACACCGCAGCCAAAGAACAAGCCCCCGCAGCAAATCCTACCTAAACCTATCACCAATATTATGACTCAAACGGCAATCAAACCTCAGCCGACCCAAACTAGTGCTCAAACTGCCGGAACTCTGCTGCTGAATCAAGTACGTTGGATTGATCTCAGAATGGTCGACTTTTTTAGCCTCAGTCTCAATGTTGAGAGGTTATGATACGAGACCCTttctcacgttttttttttgtggtacaCGTGGAAATTATGGGAATGTGtcgaaagtaaaaattacctcagaTGGCGGAGAATTGGAATATTTGCATTACGTCCATTATAATACGTTGAATAGCAGTTGCCATCTGGCAGAACATCACGTGATCTGACACGTGGGAACCTTAACGACGAGTTTGGAAAAGGCACCGTTCGATTGCATCCCTTTCCTTTTGTTTTTGTAGTCtttatgttttttgccagatGACGATTGTGTTagatgtattattttttattatgtcGTAATTACTTTCGCTTTCAATTTTCCTCTCCGTCTGAGACTGAGGCTAGGTTATgcgaatttttcacaaaatcagGAATCCAAATCCGAGATCCCTCGAACgctatatgtatttttttttcacatttattttatttctacgATACGATTATTTTTCAGATGATCCCAAATGCGGGCGTCATCGTGGGACAGCAGACGAGCACCGGCGTTCAAATCATCCTGAAATCTCCCTCACCCCAACCATATTCTGCTTCAGTTCCTAAAGCTCAAGTTGTTGTCAGCAGTAACGGGACGTTAACGACATCACCAAATACTGTTTTCGTGCAAGCTAATCGTTCTCAACCGCAACAAGTACGATTATATTTTGACCTACGTAAAATGCGAATTAAGCGCCAATATTCCGAACTAATCTGGGCCTACTATGATTTTCGCAGGTTGTACGCTTAATAAATGGGCAAAGTTTACAATTACAACAAGTGCAAACTTCGTCCGGTCTGGCGCTTGTGGCAGTTCCTTCGATTCAGCCGACTTTGCAGCAAGCAACGTCGACGCACACGGCTACCGTAGTTCCTTCAGTCGCCACGGTACCTGTGCAAACTTCggttttcaatcaaaatgtgataaaaaagaCTACCAATCATGTTAATAGTAATAGTAACTTTACGAGTAATCAATTTAGCAATATTAGTTCCGTACATAGCAACTCGACGACTACACAtagtaaaaagaaaaagagaaaggaGGAAGAAACCACCAAACTCGATCTCgctaatttaattaaaatttccgGTAAATACGCACCTTTCGAGTAGAATTTGTTCAGAAATTAGTGATTTAGAAAAGCTAACGTATTGTTTTCTGTTTTGGGGTAAAGGTATCGACGAAGAAGACGGAGCACCGACGCCATCTTCCATATCGAGTACTACGTCGTCGATGTCTTCTTTATCTTCGTTATCTTCAAGTCCTTCTGTATCTTCTTCTCCTCCTGTCTCGTGTACCGTTCAAACACAGTCTCCTCCAGTGCTCGCCTATCAAACTCAACGTGCACATGAACCGCAAACCAATCATTATCAATCCGAACAGcaaacatttcatcaaaaaaatcagttctcGTCGCGGCCATCAACGCCTAAACAAAACGGCGGCGCACCTTTAATAGCTCAATTACAGACTCCGGCCACACAGCAGGTAATTGCGACGGATTTTTTTGACCCAATCGTAGTGTTACCGAGGGTTTCTTCGAGGCCTAAAATGGAGTACATAATACTGCGTCGAATGGCGAACGGACGTATCGCTTATTTCATTAGATAACGAATATCAACAGGTGCTAAAAGGAAAGGGAAAGAAAACGGTTGACGTTTATATTCAATTATCAGTTTGTTGATAAGTTACGCACTCGAAAAAATACTCCCTTTTAAATTGGCTCTTTTGTTTCGactaaaatattccaaatatttgttttttcaattgttgGTTATCGtagtaaaattttagaaatgggTTTGATtcgtaaatttcaacttggagATGCAGTTTTTACCGTTCGTAGATAGtaattttctcttatttttcaGTGTGGATTACGTTTTTCAATCGGTGAAGATGGTCAAGTGATTttgcaacaacaacaaccacaAATACCATCACAGGTAAAATACAGACTTGATTCTAAGTATGTATAGTTTACAAGTCGGTCGACGTAATAGGGTTATAAGCAATGTACTTGTCATTCTCTCTGAATTCAATagtcatattttgaagaaatctaGTATCTAAGAAACCACTCGAGATGTTCAGCAACGATTTAAACAAGAatacgatttttggaaacatcaAGGTCTGAAACACCCCactattaaaatttcagctgcacaaattgatttttcgatttttggcgaatttttgaaaatcaaaaaatcttgattttctgaaattactttctggtttttttttcatcttgatgcACTTTTTCAGTTAAAATGATGGGAATGAATTCTAACAAATCGAATTCcactattttcaacaattctggagcctccggtatgatttttgatgtttccagagttttcaaatttctccagaaggtgtcGAAATTAATTTGGCCGTTCAATAATGGGATTTAGACTTATTTTCGGGCTCATTCGACGAGTTAGCTTACAGATTGAGGTTATTTCCAGCTGGACACCTCCAGTGTGTGTTTTTTAACTGCAAAGCGTCCCATAATTGAAATTTAAgctgaataaattgatttttcgatttttggcgatttttaaaaaatctaaagttgaccatttttggcgattcgttgcttttttttaaatttcgttatGTAGTGAACTAATCAAAACttcgaatttcactatttcccgccattctggagcttccagcgcgattttcgatctctctggaatttttgaatttctccagaaggctcgaaaattgatttcgtcagctgaaaatcgattttttgcttattctgaacctgtttaacgagtttgtCTTTTTTTGGGTCGATTTCCAGTTGGACatctaaagttttttttttttaccagcacGTTTTTTACAagtcgagaaattcaaaaaatgtctgttCGTtggaaaattcctaaaatttgttcaaatatcTGAATCTtttctgaaatcaattttacaaaattgaattttagcaTTTCGGCTGATTCTGCAGCCTTAAGCATACTTTTCGAATTCTCCGGGAGGCTTGGAAATCAACTTTGGtgtctaaaaattgatcaaccgTCGGATGAAGACTTCGAGTGTGTTTTTCTGACCATTTTATTGACTTggtgtaaaataataataattaaaattgtcCTAAATGTTGATAAACCGGTTGAATAGATCCAGAATGAGCCACATCTCGATTTTTTgctacctaaattaattttcgcgtattctaaattaatttaaaaattctgacgaaatcaaaaatccagccaaagactccagaatggccccGAAGATGCTGGAATTTGGCTTTGGGAGATTCGATCTCATGTCAGCTTCGTAACggatttgaatcatttttcattggagaggtccatttttaaaaaaatacatgtaattttcaggaaatcgccatttttgaatttttgaaaattgaccgaaaattaagaaataaatTTGGGTAGACGAAGTTTTGGTTTTAGTGGTTTTATACCATGCGTtttgaaaggggaaaaaaatgcattttcgtcTGTCTAAAAATTTATCGTGTATTGATGGGAGGGAGCAGCTCATCTTCGATTGACCATAAAGCTGCAAAGAATTGTGCTGGTGAGGGAGCAAAacttgtttcaaatttttcatgtcgaGTGActttccaaatccaaatttgaaatcaacatATTTGCTCGAAAACTTCAGATTGACTGCAgtcaaggaggggggggggcaaaattcaaaaaaaattggtttccaTGTCAGGTGTCTGAGTATGTGTATTTTGACCTCTGGAATTCAGTTTTGGGATCAATTTGCTGAAAAGCTACGAAGGAAAGGGAGAGGGGGGAAGGTAAAGTTCCAAATTTCCTAATTTTCCCTGTTCAGTGTCAAAGTGTTTGTGTCTATCATTGTGTAgtaagttgatatttttattcaacgctcctaaaaaatttataaaccaTCTTATATCAcatgatttctcaattttccgaaaatttcgAGGAGTAAGGGGGGGTGGAAGGGTTGAATCGAATAAATAAGTCTATATTCGTATCAAACGCCTCCGAAAACatatgaaacgatatgtcactcgatattttacaattttttgcattttgaccaaaattttggggccctGGACCTccaaattttggggaattttatcgtgaaaagttctaaattgtaaatatcataaaaatgtatgcttcttggatttttttcaaaatgttgacaaaatttttctagcgtttgaaagttgagctttctcTAGAAAGCCCAGTTCTGAACTTTTCTTGGGGTACGAAGCCCCAAACCCcaaaaatttgggtaaaaatgttgagaaatatCAAATAGTGAGTGACTTATCGGTTCATACGTTTACAAGAGGGCTCAATTCGaatatcaattcatttttttgagtcgaCCTCTCTAACGCTCTCCTTCTCTACCTCAACccttttgagcttttttagtTAATGAATTTCAGAATTGGATTTGAGAGGTCAAAGTTAATGTAACTCTATAGTTATCGTTTTTTATATGATTTTCTGTAAATTAAAACCCcgatttgttttatttttacagcAGAGTGTTACTGCAAGCGTCGCAGCAGCCGCTCAAACTCAACTCGCGCAATTGGTGGCAGAACATGGAGGCCATATTTTACAAGTACGTACTGCTGAAAAGATTcttcctcgatttttttggtcgtttttcatttattacGTGTAAATGTCTCGTTTCGTGTTCGCAGACTGCTGTGCTGAGTTTAACCGGCAGCGAATCGATAGTGTTAAAAACACCGACGGGATTCGCGTTACGTCAATCGCCTCAACAAGTGGTTCTCCAACGCGCATCAGGCAATCCGACGGCGAACGTGGTGCTAGCATCGTCGGATCCGTCCGCAATGCAGAATCATCAGACCACAAACGGAGTCCGAATACTGACCGATGTCGGCGGCCTGAATGGGCTAGCCGGTAAAGTACTGCTATCCGGCGGCACCGTCCAGGACCATCATCAAAATCGAGTACAAATCGTCGCAGCTGCTGCCGGAACCGTTCACCATCAAAACCCGAACACGGTTTCGCTGACGTCGGAACAGCAACGCGTGCAGATTGTGACCGCAGCTACGGCGACCGGTGTGCCGGATTTGGGCGGTATGTCGTTGACGACGACTACCGAGCAGCAAAatcatttacaaattttaaccAGTGTTCCTAGCGCGACGACCGAATTATCGTTGACCGAGCAGCAACATCAAAATCGTATGGAGATTATATCGAATGTTCCTAGCGGCGCGGCGACCTCGTCGACCGAGTCCAAAAACCGTATACAAGTTATACCGAACACGAGAACGGTTTCGCTGACCGAGCAACTCGTGTCCGAACAGATTCTGACCAATGTTCCTAGTTCGTCCAGCATACACGAGCAAAATTCTCGGATGATTTTCCAGCAGCAACATAACGCTACGAATTCAACGCCGGATAACGTACATATTTCATCGAGCGAGCGAACCGATACGATGCATATTACATCGGCGACGGCGGTAGCCGCCGCTAGCGCGTGCGAAACGCAAACCACAGCCGGGAAAGTACGCGTGGTCACCGCCAATCTACCTCAAACGTATTCGATAGCGTTGAACGAGCAAAATAGATACCAACTTATCGCCAATCCGCCGGCGACGGCCGAATACACCGTCGAAGAGAAACCCGCCGATGGTCTGAACCAAAAACTCGAACAGCAGATTAATTTCAACGAGCAACGAATACAGATCACTTCGGAAAGCGCCAGCTCCGATCATCAAGCTCAACAGCTTCAGCAGAGCCATCGAATAGCCGATAATCAGAACCGGTTTCACGTTATTTCCAACGTCGAACAGCAACGTTTCATGCAGGTGAACGAGGAACAGAATCGTATCATCGTAGCGTCGAGTATCGAACACCAAAGAGTGCTGAACACGACCAGCGCAGCCGTCTACAACGAGCAGCAGAATCATCACGTGCAAATGGTGACgaacggcggcggcggcgatcAGCAGAGCTTGCTGCAGCAGCTATCCGAAGAGCAACgtaaaatacacattttcacCAACGTGCCGACGCAATCGGTCACTCAACAGCAACATCGTATCGTGCAGCTGAACGAGCACCAGAAATTAATGGTGAAAAACGTGGACGGCTTATCGGAGCAGATTCTTTTACAGcaacatcaacaacaacagcaacaattACAGCAGCAAAAAATACCAACGTCTACGAATCAGTTGAGTTTCCAACAACAGCATGGCGTTAAAGTGAGctcgacaacgacgacgacgacgacagcgGCAGCAGCAGTAGAAACAAAGTTACCAGAGAATAACGACGGCACGACGTCGATTGCGATTGGCTCTTGCGACGGGTCGAATAACGCCGGCGGTAGATTCGCCGGTCAGTATTTAATGCAACACGGCAAGCTAACGGCGACCGAATGTAGCCCACCGATGAAATCACCTTCGTCGTCGCGTTGTAATTCGTTCAACAACAACACGGGTAGCACAACGATACACGTGTCGATGAACGGTAGCGCGACCACGATACATCAGAATTTCAAtaccaataataataataataataatgctaatagtaataataatattaaatcAAACGCTCGTACCAACGTGGCGTGTTCTCCGTCGTCTGTGATAAGCCCTCGATGCACTCCTTCTCCTCATAGTCCTCATTTCAAccagcagcagcaacagcaactGCAAAGTATCAAAAGCCCTTCTTCGGCCAATCACTCGTCGCCGCAACCTCCGGCGGTAATTGTCGCCTCGACGCAAAACATCATCAGCTCGTGTTTTACAAACAGGCCGAATTTAACGGTCGTCACGCAATCTAGTCCTATGTCGGTGGCCAATAATCAAAATCAACTCGATCAGCAGAATGCAGGAGGCCCTCCTCACGCGCAAGTCAAACCGTGCCCGGCTGTGATATCTCATTCGAACGTCTCCGGCGTCCTAGGAGCTGCATCTGTTCAACAAACAGTCGTCGGGAATTGTCTACTACAACAGCAGCAAGATTTCACCAATGATCGATTCGTACAACCTTCGTTGGCTAGTCCGTCCTCGCAAGTCGCCGAACAACTGCAGAACCAGCAGCAGTTGGTTAACAGTCCTCCTGTATCGAATTCGTTTCTCGATAGCATCGTTCAATCGCATCCGAATATATCGATCAATAAAACCGGTATCGTGCAGCCGTGCTCTAAGCCGTATGTTATGCGAGCCaagaaaccgaaaaaatcaGCAGTCGTTAAACCGATGGTGTTCCAAAGTGACGATAAAGACAAATGCCACGATGGTCCAGCTTGCCTGAATCCGGTCGCCTCGAACGATGGATCTCATGTCGGCGGAGTTGTGCAAAGGGTGCAAACTATTCAACTGACGCCGCAAAAGCAACAGGTAAGGGTAGATTCAACTGACTCCGCAAAAGCAACCGGTAAGGGTAGATTCAACTGACTCCGCAAAAGCAACCGGTAAGGGTAGATTCAACTGACTCCGCAAAAGCAACAGGTAAGGGTAGATTCAACTGACTCCGCAAAAGCAACAGGTAAGGGTAGaggatttcaagtggtttttttGCGCCGGAAGTCTGTTCTGAATTTGTTCGATACTGATCggtgaaatttggccaagtttAGTGAAAATTGTTCGTCAAGATCACATGAAAACGTAAAATAcatcaaatttggaaaagttgggcaaaatttccattttttgtggaattgagcaaaatttacaaaacatgagaaattttagtaaaaattggaaaagtgttgaaaacttgtcaaaatgactcaaaaacactccaaaaaatatatgttctttgagtaattttgaggaatttcgtGTCCAAAATTGGgtgttgatttttggtttttctgaagATGTGCTATGTGTGgtatgtgacctatcaaaaagggttaaaatttcacgaggaattccaatattttgacaaaagtatttttcgagcaaattttgaaaatttttgagcccaaaatgggggtcacgAAGctacgatttttgggatttttgggtgtttttgaTTTACAAGAAATGCAAGTATtttaacgaaaatattttttgaacattttttaagaatttgaagctaaaaatttctgaagaagccttcaatctatcaaaatggattaaaatttcgcgaggaaATCAAATATCTTGACGAAAGTGATTTTTGAtctattttaaagaattttgagctcaaaatgatGGTCAtgaatgtcaaaatttttggcattttttaaaaagtgtcttgcaatctatcaaaatgggttgaaaatttgccaaaaaaaataaagtg contains:
- the LOC135845724 gene encoding mucin-5AC-like translates to MQAQSFAEANNGIINGNSKCYPVSPASPFSSRSLTPSPQHTVYQPVMSATGPVLQLYQPATATRATTVATAAITPQPKNKPPQQILPKPITNIMTQTAIKPQPTQTSAQTAGTLLLNQMIPNAGVIVGQQTSTGVQIILKSPSPQPYSASVPKAQVVVSSNGTLTTSPNTVFVQANRSQPQQVVRLINGQSLQLQQVQTSSGLALVAVPSIQPTLQQATSTHTATVVPSVATVPVQTSVFNQNVIKKTTNHVNSNSNFTSNQFSNISSVHSNSTTTHSKKKKRKEEETTKLDLANLIKISGIDEEDGAPTPSSISSTTSSMSSLSSLSSSPSVSSSPPVSCTVQTQSPPVLAYQTQRAHEPQTNHYQSEQQTFHQKNQFSSRPSTPKQNGGAPLIAQLQTPATQQCGLRFSIGEDGQVILQQQQPQIPSQQSVTASVAAAAQTQLAQLVAEHGGHILQTAVLSLTGSESIVLKTPTGFALRQSPQQVVLQRASGNPTANVVLASSDPSAMQNHQTTNGVRILTDVGGLNGLAGKVLLSGGTVQDHHQNRVQIVAAAAGTVHHQNPNTVSLTSEQQRVQIVTAATATGVPDLGGMSLTTTTEQQNHLQILTSVPSATTELSLTEQQHQNRMEIISNVPSGAATSSTESKNRIQVIPNTRTVSLTEQLVSEQILTNVPSSSSIHEQNSRMIFQQQHNATNSTPDNVHISSSERTDTMHITSATAVAAASACETQTTAGKVRVVTANLPQTYSIALNEQNRYQLIANPPATAEYTVEEKPADGLNQKLEQQINFNEQRIQITSESASSDHQAQQLQQSHRIADNQNRFHVISNVEQQRFMQVNEEQNRIIVASSIEHQRVLNTTSAAVYNEQQNHHVQMVTNGGGGDQQSLLQQLSEEQRKIHIFTNVPTQSVTQQQHRIVQLNEHQKLMVKNVDGLSEQILLQQHQQQQQQLQQQKIPTSTNQLSFQQQHGVKVSSTTTTTTTAAAAVETKLPENNDGTTSIAIGSCDGSNNAGGRFAGQYLMQHGKLTATECSPPMKSPSSSRCNSFNNNTGSTTIHVSMNGSATTIHQNFNTNNNNNNNANSNNNIKSNARTNVACSPSSVISPRCTPSPHSPHFNQQQQQQLQSIKSPSSANHSSPQPPAVIVASTQNIISSCFTNRPNLTVVTQSSPMSVANNQNQLDQQNAGGPPHAQVKPCPAVISHSNVSGVLGAASVQQTVVGNCLLQQQQDFTNDRFVQPSLASPSSQVAEQLQNQQQLVNSPPVSNSFLDSIVQSHPNISINKTGIVQPCSKPYVMRAKKPKKSAVVKPMVFQSDDKDKCHDGPACLNPVASNDGSHVGGVVQRVQTIQLTPQKQQNLKIVQNQIAVLSGKKTRTPLEQATLQKLFNEQQKILLSGKIIPTVPGQNTQGLTFVSTPVRLVPPPTTPPSPHPPSTPPTCNKATSPLHVQVGTQTTLDEPIPPLVVPPAVASLPPPAPCLPLEPIYSSAPTCVTSTATSTTLPYIPVAPQPAPVSPPVPVLPKLTPTKRASLIHEQFEIDQRGATQPDTHSPFSSTSDACKRLLRYHCLDEPILSEKDLEKADEIFEATAKHLLDKNAQMLNKYSYLICKESMREVQTSELIMLGRMFVADETQSLDQRKQELIVSSNPSPPTCSIATQVDDSPFPVQFKDSETNSSPTTESSSSSACQLDSFISSNNHQTANDSSNSVNKLKRDYDDDDYSSPEMKFNAAKKHCPDDEEINAQVQSAIDSILNLQRSDPATDEAVRSILPS